The following is a genomic window from Anopheles aquasalis chromosome 3, idAnoAquaMG_Q_19, whole genome shotgun sequence.
ATCCTGCACTTGTGTCATTGTAAACAGAATGTTTAACGTATTGTATCAATTTTCCGTTCCCTTTGCCCTTGCGCTGCACTTTATTTAATATAGTGTTTATCTTCGATGCGCCATTCCCACGAAAAGCATTGTTGCGATACTATTAAATGTATCCCTGTCCACCAGCAGTTCGCTATTCTATATCTTTACACATTTTGCTTCCTTATGTCACTATACTCTTTTGGTTCACTTGAGGGCATTTGATAAGCTATgccaaaattaaaaaaatatccagtgccaccgtcgccactcAGCATGCCGTGGTCACCAGAGACAATCACTACTCATCCGCTGTGTGTATATTGCTAAACGAATGCTACTAAACAATAAGTTTACTTGCCATCGTTACCCattttttgattgattaaacTGATTgattcgtgtgtttgttgcagCTCTTACGCTCCCTTTTCACACCATAGTGCCGTTGTTACAGTTACCAGAAATTCGTTCCACACCGCTGGCAATGTCCTTTttctatttgattttttttattttaattattctaAACATACATAGTGGTTACTGTGCGCACCTTTATGCAACACTTTGCCACTCAGCACGTATCAGTCGAATTCGATTTCCGCATTATAAATTGATTTGCATTAGCACGACAATGTACAATGTACGGTGTGTGCAGAGCGATATGTTTTGCACGTCCTCCTATATACAGGATCACGTGGCTGAGGCAAGCTGTTGTAAACGTGGTGCCGTGCAGTATTGGTGATGGCTTCCTTCGCTGGAAGGTTCCACGGATCGTACCAGTATGCCGATTTAGTACACGTATAGGAAGCGCTAGCTACCAACGAGTTCGATCTGACGATACTTTTTCCGCAGATTGGACACTGAATCGCGATACAACACGGGATCCAGTCGTAGATTGGAACGTAGAAGTGGCATGTACCTGAAAAAGTATAACATAAATGAAATATCCATAATGCTTAATTGATTTGGCAATTGGCGTGAAGACATTTTCACATACCCAAAGACAGCAGCAAATGTGTTAAGACAACTTTGACGCTGTATGAAATGGTCTGGATCGTTCCACGGTGATCTACAagcagaaaattaaattcgTGACTCATTAACAGAATTTCCTATCACTGTTgcaaatgtaaaaataaaccagttcaAATGCGTTGCAGATCAAACCTGTTAGATGAAGGTTGCTTTAAGCATTAATAAAGAAAGTACACCTCACGCAAATGATCAGTTTTGTTATCGAAGAATATTAATCAGTAGTCAGTACAAGTTTCGAATTCCATAAAACTCCATAACTTTCTAGTCTTACATTTAAATTTCGGAAAGCATTTTACAAAACTCTTTGGCATTAAGGCATTggagaaacaaaacactaggatgatgaggatggatTAAAACAAAAGAGTATACAATCTTTTGTTCTATCTTTTCGGTACGGTAGTAAGACGTAGCGAATACAACACGGTCTTGACAATACTTGGGGCGTTAATGTAGGTAGCCCGGTGCGGTCAGAGTTTTGCCGTTTCGCGTTGGTTGCGGTTGCAACTACCaggaaattaacacccgcaaCTCGAcatcgcggtggtggtacctACCTTCCGCCCTCGCGATCCTTGTAGCCCTTACGCTGTGTCACCTTAATTGGTGGTTTGCGCGTTACGTGCGACACGAGCAGATTCATCAGGATGTCTTCACAGTTGGAGGACTGTTGTACGGTTTTGAGCAGCAGGTACGACAGCCAGTTCGTGTAGAGATAATTGTAGTACCGATGGTAGAATGCGGCACCAGTCAGGACAATCGAGTAGTAGTTTGTCCACTTCGATGTGTATCCCCAGGCGTTCTGTAAGAGAAATCGAAATGGCGGTAAGACACGCTTACACGATGCTGTCGATTTGCGATAGTAACTGTGTACTGGCTCGTGCTGGCGGTCGTGTCGTACCTTGGAATCATCCCAGAAATGGGCTCTCGCGGGGTAGCCTACGATGCGGTCTGGGAAGTCCCGCCAGACCTGGTAGGCAAAGTCCAGCTCGTCGGTGTTCAGTATTGCGTCCTCGTCCAGCGACAGGACGGCATCAGTCTCGATGTGCTCGTGGGGATAGAATCTTTGGGATATGCTCGGTCGGTCCTCGCTCGTGCTACCCGATATGATGTGCATTGGAATGTGGCCGGTCGAAGGCCAACGTTTCCTCGTCGGAATGGCCCTATCGCTGGCCCATAGAATCAAAATCTTCCGTTCGCATGCAAATAGGATTATTCGGTATAAATTAGGGAGCGCCAAACGATTTATCATAATGTAGGAAGAATGCAATTTCAACAATACCTTATCTACGTATTGGCTTTTGGTAATACTTTTGACTAGCTTGTATAAAGCAGTATTTGGTGTAAGCTGTGTTCCGATCTGTACAAATATGACGGCGGTATAGTTCATTCCGGGCGCATAGGCGAGCGTATCCAGCAGGAACGGAAACCGCCGAGGCGTATCGGAGAATGTTGGAACGGTCAGCAGCGCACCTGGAGATGTGTTCCATGTCAGTCCATTCCGATGCGGATAGTCTGGCAATCTCTCGCGAATAATCTGAAACGAAATGATACATAGCATATCTTGGTGATAACCCTTCGTACAGAAATAGCAAAAACAAAGATTCTTTCAAAAGCCACAATGACACAAACTGAACAGTTCACATGACATCaaaaactttgttttcttcctgTGGTAGAATACTGTAAAACCGCCAGACACTTACTAACGGCCTCTCTTTCCGTCAAATCAGTCTAAGTGGGAcaatcctttctttttcgacTGATGAAACCTATTGTTTTCTTCCCATTGTGTATGCTATGGAACTGAAGTAGCGCCAGAGACTAGCTATACAAACGGACTTGAAATATGAATGGACTTTGAACCAGCAAAACAACAGACAAATTCATTGTCCGCAAAATATAACCCAACTTCTGGTagaaatgtttgcaaaaagaTACGATTTGAGGCAATTTTGAACACAAGAATAAGCTATTACATACGTACATCTTCATCAAGGCCCTTATTGAAACCGTACACGATTAAGTAATGATTATATGGATAACATGGTGGTATACATCAGCATAAATTGAAGATGCAGATCATTGCTTTAACTACCAATAATAACTTTAACTACCATAAGGCAATCTGGTGTTGGTGATACACTTGTAACGAGTGTTCAAAGTAAACTCAATCGACAGAATTGCAACGCATATTGTTTGCTGTGCTAACGAACCAGTGTCACGCTTGATGAAGTTGATGAAATACGTGCTTGTCGCCCTTTTATAGGCGTTGTTTTTAGTATCCTTTGTAGAGATTGATAAAAGAAACAGAAGGGCCAAACCAGATTCATTCGCATAGTCTAGGATAAAGCACAGATAGCACACAAGTACATGTACATTTTGAAAGGACTGATTGCTTTCAGCATTAACATTATGCTATGCACCAATGCTTTTTCGCTTTGTACGGTTTATCTAAGAATTTTACAGCCGGAAAAGAACATAGCGATGCGATAACATTAATTTGTCACTCACCTCAAACGTAGTAAAAACTATCTTCTCAATGGAACTAAAGTAACGCTCCCAAAGCACTTGTGTTTGTTGACGTAAAGCTAAAATGCGGCTGGCGGAAATGGAACGCACAATATCCGGCACCtgcaaagaaaggaaaatcgatGTATCTACTTCATTTTTGCTACATTTAAGTTTATAGTTCATCTTAATTATACATATAcgaacattttcttttttatcttaaCGAATCTCTTTATATCCAACATGTATGCAATATTAGTTCATAGTAACGTCAAATCACTAATTACGATACTATTTGTTTCTTTGTCGCTTAAATAAGAACGCTTGGAAAATAAGTTAGTGTACATGTAATTACAATTGATTTTGAACTTTCGTATGAACGTATGCAACAACAAATATTACATACAAGAAGCGCTTATTATGTCTAAACATGtgacaaattaaaaaaaaatcgattaataTTAAATCAAGATTACTTTGGTCTTTCTTTAACATAAAttttaaagaataaaattaaacaataatCGATAGATGGTTGTTCACATTTGTCTGCAACTGCCAACTATGGCATTGTAACTCATGATAAGCCATCAGTTCAGTTTCCGCTTTACATGGTACATGAGCATGAACTAGTAATTTCCATCAGTTCAATGTTGCTGCAAGTGATCTGGACGGTGTGTTCAAAGCAAATGCATCAACCTTGATTGGCTCCATATTTTCCTCCTGTCAATCACAGCACAAATGAGTCTCTTCACGACAACTCTATCGCGTCAAATGATCGGATGAATTCAAACCTGGCTCGAGTGAAATTTAGTTGAACCTATTCAAACCAATGTCATCCCTAGGGTACCCCCCTCTTACGGACATAGGAACCAACAAGCAGCCCGGGCATGATGACAAATAAACACTTCATCAACACTCGAAATTAAGTGTCATGGCTCTCCTTCCGGGATTTCTAACTCTATTTACTCTAAACATACAGGCGAATCTAGATGAATGGATAGAGCTTAGTTTAGTCATCACATAACTGACCACATAAATGATAATACTGTGATTTAGTTTTACTAAAAATTAATGTCCAGAACAATATTAGTGTTAGATGTAATTAAAAACTCGTTTGGTAAATAAACTAACTCTTAAACTTTAGCAAAGCAACAGTAGTATAAATTGATGTATTAAGATCAGTGTGCTGATAAAATTGGGGACTAATGATGTTGAcggtgaaaatgatgatgaggagcaaGTTGATTATTAGCAGATCATTAAGTATCTTAAATAGAGCTGTGCCCACCTGCAGCAACAGTCTTTCATCAGCCCAAATCGCCGCCTGTTTCCAGTCAATTTTCGACTGAAACGGCAACACCCACGAATTGGATAACAGCACTGGTATGCATCCTGCTTGGAGCGCCTCGAGAAACCTAGTAAGTAAAAGAAATACATTAAACCATTAATGATTATTTCTCCGTCGGGATAAACCAAGAGCGGCATATCAGCTAAGTAATGCAAAAGGTATTATCATATTATTGTATTAAATTGCTACGGTTGATATTACGCGTTCAACCGTTTTCTAATGGTTGGCTAATCTTGAACAATTATTTATAAGGTATAAAATGTTACCTAAACGATCCTAAGCGACGTCCTCTCGGCACTAGGCAGAATGTAGAATTTTGCAATAAAGTCTCGTAATCATATCTGTAAATAGAAAATATGAGAAAGTGGACAAAGTGAGAAAAGCGTATCCAAACATTACCAcagttcgacgacgacaacggagcAAAAACGATTACAAGCTAAACGCCTGCTAGAGGATACTATGGTTGGTGGTACACCTTAgagatggaagaaaaaagagcacTGCTCGTTTTGCATGGTTTCTACTCATGCTGAACATAAAGTTTGAGAAGGTAAAAAAGGCTCAAGTGATGAAATTAATGAGAATTGTATGAGAATGTCCTTCGAAGAAAGGATGAGACTTTAAATTAGACCCCAGGTCCAGCTAGTCCAGCCACAGGCAAACGGGTGAGTAATAGAGAAAATTCTCCCACCCATTTCAACCCATACCGGAATCGCTCGTTGGCGGTAGATGGACGACGCAGTACCAGCTATGGGAAAATTAAgtaatgtttcgttttttttctgctgggTTTTGCCTTTCCGAATGGCTTCTCGTTACTTACGCCTCCACGTGGCGCCGTCATCTTCGGTGAATTCTCATCAACGATTATGCAAAGAATAGGTAGAGCGAAACTTCAACCaagcgctttttttttaatttttagtgtgtttttgttgcctttttttgggtggcaTAATATAATTATCCAGTTGTGAAAAGGAAAGAACTGAATGCTGATTACGGTAAAATTGAGTAGTCGTTGCTTCATTTCTAGAAAAATACTGGGTGAACTAGTTCAactaacatttttattttacttacGAAAACGATTTTGATATAATTGTCATCTATGAGCTAGTTTAACAAGGCTATTAAAgaatcaaaattcaaacaacgATTTTGGTTAgtggaatgaaatgtttttggatttttttatttctaataGTAATAGAAATAGTACTATTACTCTGTTTTGATCAAAAGAATGGAATTTGTGCGGACTTTAACAAACGTGATTGCTCGTAGCAACtactttattttaaattttactaCAACATTCGTAGAAAGAAGGTGTGTAAAAAACTTGATTTGTTTAAACTTATCAAAATACAATTCCACCGGAGCTTAAAACAACGGAggaatcgtttcatttcgatgcAGCGTATTTTATACAAAAGGTATTTATTTGAACCATTGCccaaataaaagcaaaatacTGAGCACCGTGGCATTGGCATACTTCTTTTAATTCATAGAGCTGCTGTCCGAGGTTTATTGAATCAATTTGTGAATATTTCTGTTCTCGAATTGTTGTCCTTCGGATGGTGTCATCTTACGGCAGTGTAATCGTAGCGGGTAACAGAGGACTcttgaatgaaatattttcGTTTGTGCGGGAGAATTCCAGAGATAAGAAAAACGGCCCTTAATTATGAGATGGGAGATCTTTTCGTTGGGTAGGCCCCTTCTTCTTGCTGTTGACCGGAATGGCCCTGGGCAATCTGGCTAGTCGAAACGATGGGCTGATATTGAAATAAAGTACCACGGAAGTTTGTCAGGCCTTTCTATAGTTCCGCTGTCTGGGTTCCTTCGGGGAATAGTCCCATCATCGGATTATTCTGCTATCGGGTTGGAGGATGTAAGTTCTATGCttatagagaaaaaaaatggataccTAGTCGGATGTCGAACACCACGCCTGGATCGCTCGTTACTATCgcaaaaggacaaaaaaggaaagagaaaccaaccaccaataCTGCCTGGCGTTGATGGTGGTCGTAGGCGAATAATCGCTCGCGTGGCCTTTGATAAATCGTGGCCTCAGGCTTGAAGGAGCATAAATTTTGcacaatttattatttacttGTCACCCATACTCAGACAAATGTGTGTGCTTGGGTGGTACGTCCGAAAGAAAGACTACAACAATATACACATGGAACTGGTGGTGATATGTAGGTTCTGGGAGCCGTAACAAATCCTGGCGGAAAGAACCATGATAGCAAGGAGCATAGGCAAGAGGACAAATAACACTTTAGCACTGTGTGTCTGATGATGTCTGAAGCTGAAAGAGTGATGTttcgaaatgaatgaaagtTTTGAGAAGGATTCTCACAGTGGTCAGTGAAACAGAAATTTACAAATTTATATAATTTATTACgcgattaattaaaaaacccCACTTTTATCTCTATTTCGTTaagtatcaacattttcaaTCTGTTGTTTTATGGGTGATTAAAAGGGTGGTCCGTATTTTTGCTTAAAGCATTTTTCACCGAATAAACAAAATACACTTCACGTAAAAGCTATAGATTGAACTGTAAGTtaagcgataaaaaataatcacGTTCTACTTGTTACGTTTTACCTTGAACCCATATCGATAGCACAATGTCTGCGGAATATTGAAGCAGTTTAATCACAACATCAGAAACAAACACCCTGTCGCTTTTCTTGCTGGAACGAATGAAGGAACATATATCTTTTGCTGAGCCATTCTTCCTCGCAGCTTTGGTTACCACTAGCGCCGACTATACTAGCATACCACCAACAAGTGCAGTAGCATTAGCGAGAATAGCTGCAAGGGCTGAAGATTAGTCGATAGTGGAACAACCAGAACAGGTGTGACTTTCAAGCTAATGAGGAATGTGTAGCGAAGTGGTTGATTTTTATCGTTCGCAAGATATAACTCATGTCGAGTATGTTGGGTTACCAGTGATCGGTgagcattttctttctccaccTGATTCGTTGTTTCAagaaggagtttttttttccttgagCGAAACGATAAGACCCTTCATCCACAATCGTTGTCTTCCATTTTAAGAAACGCGTAGCTAGTCTGACAACTTCCGATTTACACATTATTTGTAAGAATTTACAGTCTTAATACTCTTGTATCGATTCATAAATTTAGTTTAACATTTATCGTTTCTTTGCAAACAATGTTGACAtatttcttttgctgtttcatAAAATGTTAAATGGCTACAAAACAATCTCGAAAAGTAAAAAAGTAGAATATCATCTATATAAATGAAAGAATACATTgaattatattatatattctttttaatttttgtttctagCAAGAGGGAACAATTAATTGCAGCTAATTAAAAATAACGAATTATAAAAAATAAGTTGATACATTTACTGTAAACTATAATTAGCAATGTCATTAggagaccgaaaccgaatcatTTGCAAGATATAAAAAAGTACAAATGAAGATATCAGCCCTTACTACGAGAGTGATCCCCTGTGTTACGGTGAACCATTCTAGGTGCTAATAAAAATTAAGACCCACACTACAGGACTCGCCGGATAGAGATACATAAATTTGTCTGAATGCGGAGGCTCTAGACCTTTTTCTCACTTCATTAAATTAACATGCCAGAACCAGGTAGACACAGACAGGCGACCGGATTCACGCTATTCTTTCGATGGTGTGACTGCTTCGGATGGAGTGGACGGCTTCAACGAATAATGAAAACCCTGGGACCTGTTTTTAGCATGTGACGCAATGAATTAGCATCGTTCGAGAGGCTACAGAAACCTTTTGGCATTGATAAATCGGGGCAGGATAGAAGACATTACCAGGCGTGAACAtacaccggacaccggaagtGCGATAAACAGGAGCTGGTTACCTATAGGTCTGAGTTCGTTACACGATAAAGCAGCTGTTTGTATTTTTGACGCTTTTTCACCAAAATAATCTAGCCTTGGAAGGCCCATGCCGGTCGAAAACGAGCCATGTGAttatggaaataaattaaaaaaggaagggTCACGAAGCACGCCATGTTGGAGATTATTCCCGCTAGCTTAGACTGACTCTTGCATTGATAAGAAGAAGCCACCGAAGGCGCTGAAAAGCAGAAATCCAGGAAATCCTGGAAAACTCCGCTTGTCATCGCCAACACCCAGCGAAACTGGGTGACTGTCAGTAAAGGCGCTTAAGTTCCGGGACATGCCGGTGGTTGAGTTATTTTTCCGGCATAACGTTGTGTATCTGACAGCGCAAGAACATTACAGAAAGGATAGCGCGTATGTAGGATTATCTATTTGCACTATGGAGACGAGTTCCTTCTTTCTCCAAGCAGAAAAcgtgttttgttatttttcttttaaatttaattaaaaactttacCATTGCCATTCCCACCGTGTGGCAGCAAATGAATCTATtcgaattaaaataaattctGGATGAGTATTGCAGGCGAGCAAATAGGCCACTGCATACTGCAAAGTGCCTGGCACTGGTGTGTTAATTATTAGTCCTGGATTTTTTAAAGACCAAACGTTCATACTTACAGATTgctgaatgttttgtttggaagATTAATTACTAACTTTTTATATATGTGATAGGATGGAAACTTATTCAGCTCAAGCTAATATACGATAcaataatgcaaaaaaacacgactgcgatggaggcgcccaacggttgtgatggaggcgcccaaaaaccacaaaacgcaTTCACATTCGAATTTACTCTTGTTCGGCGAGCAGCACATTTTGTCACATGGTATCTAAAGCAGCCACGTACAATT
Proteins encoded in this region:
- the LOC126575286 gene encoding exostosin-1; the protein is MQAKKRYILVIICCAFLAYCYFGGYRLKWLQTVFRLRVRRNPDTLPCYHQLHYEYAEGEASGPNDTPDDDLYASPPSYEIHYRGPGSDGSGSSHHQNKPCRMETCFDFSKCGDKNFLVYVYPPEPLNSLGAPPPISQNYQKIISAIQESRYYTTDPERACLFVLGIDTLDRDALSEDFVRNVPSRLQRLPYWNNGRNHIIFNLYSGTWPDYNENGLGFDTGQAILAKASMSIQSHRPGFDVSIPLFHKQFPLRGGNTGFVISNNFPANKKYLLAFKGKRYVHGIGSETRNSLFHLHNARDLVLVTTCKHGKSWRELQDARCDEDNREYDRYDYETLLQNSTFCLVPRGRRLGSFRFLEALQAGCIPVLLSNSWVLPFQSKIDWKQAAIWADERLLLQVPDIVRSISASRILALRQQTQVLWERYFSSIEKIVFTTFEIIRERLPDYPHRNGLTWNTSPGALLTVPTFSDTPRRFPFLLDTLAYAPGMNYTAVIFVQIGTQLTPNTALYKLVKSITKSQYVDKILILWASDRAIPTRKRWPSTGHIPMHIISGSTSEDRPSISQRFYPHEHIETDAVLSLDEDAILNTDELDFAYQVWRDFPDRIVGYPARAHFWDDSKNAWGYTSKWTNYYSIVLTGAAFYHRYYNYLYTNWLSYLLLKTVQQSSNCEDILMNLLVSHVTRKPPIKVTQRKGYKDREGGRSPWNDPDHFIQRQSCLNTFAAVFGYMPLLRSNLRLDPVLYRDSVSNLRKKYRQIELVGS